Proteins encoded together in one Hevea brasiliensis isolate MT/VB/25A 57/8 chromosome 16, ASM3005281v1, whole genome shotgun sequence window:
- the LOC110666819 gene encoding protein PLASTID MOVEMENT IMPAIRED 2 isoform X1, with amino-acid sequence MDRRAFDDRRRIGTVKAAINLYGERILEGSASLKKPQMDLTEKSSSTARELHMAKRDVVRYKENRMAAQSVKVQAESELSNAKKTVKDLAFQIEESTSKAKARMRDMETLKKSGKREDKALRDRSFESHRYAEMMRELEHVKQELSKLKLDMASVLEEKKRAEKEIEGSSSKLTSDLSSAEALRKEIEEVNDEQVLVELAGIEALKEFGEIEAQRQKEANEFSFEMEKTRHRMKDVIEEIDHSKELESKLAVTLSDVNVLQNELKLVKEIEKKVLKNDSLKHSGGSFRETEKLGDSTSLRSVTEELGAAKKELASIREEGFQFMSSMDIIRNELKHVREETSMLKKTEEKADLTVQNLNSKLLRAKSKLEVVSAAEEKAKSIVSNLSLTLEQLKTEADVAKKEKELISTETANIKAEIQKTESEIDKTKERLQTTMQELKAAKLSEALALENLQNLIENTMRARASACQQSSSITISKFEYEYLTGRAVRAEEIADKKVAAAQAWVEALKANEKEILMKIEIARREIRETRVEEEQQVYRTERSLSAKRAVEGEIRNWRHKREKNTQAENLERPLQRKSMKSNNNSTPRKSMKGNDNWTPSKRGKVRNSASPAVRTTPGSTSFIIRKKKKVMPNLAKFFSGKKIGKHP; translated from the exons ATGGACAGAAGAGCGTTTGATGATAGAAGAAGAATCGGGACGGTGAAGGCAGCCATTAATCTGTACGGAGAAAGAATTCTTGAGGGTAGTGCTTCACTGAAAAAACCCCAGATGGATTTAACTGAG AAGTCTTCTTCAACAGCCAGAGAGCTGCACATGGCAAAGAGAGACGTGGTTAGATATAAAGAGAATAGAATGGCTGCACAGTCAGTGAAAGTCCAAGCAGAATCTGAGCTCTCAAATGCTAAAAAGACGGTGAAAGATCTTGCTTTCCAAATTGAGGAATCAACCTCCAAGGCAAAAGCAAGGATGAGAGATATGGAAACTTTGAAGAAGTCAGGTAAGCGCGAAGATAAGGCCTTGAGGGATAGGAGTTTCGAGAGTCATCGATATGCAGAAATGATGAGAGAATTGGAACATGTGAAGCAAGAATTGAGTAAACTTAAGCTTGATATGGCTTCTGTTTTGGAAGAGAAGAAGCGAGCTGAGAAGGAAATTGAAGGCTCAAGTTCTAAATTAACGTCTGATCTGAGCTCTGCAGAAGCACTCAGGAAGGAGATTGAGGAGGTAAATGATGAGCAAGTGCTAGTTGAGTTGGCCGGAATTGAGGCATTGAAAGAGTTTGGAGAAATTGAAGCTCAAAGACAGAAGGAAGCCAATGAATTCTCATTTGAAATGGAGAAAACTAGACATAGAATGAAGGATGTTATCGAAGAGATTGATCACTCCAAAGAGCTTGAATCTAAATTGGCTGTTACATTATCGGATGTGAACGTGCTACAGAATGAACTAAAGCTTGTTAAAGAAATAGAAAAAAAGGTACTGAAAAATGACAGTTTGAAGCATTCGGGAGGTAGTTTTCGAGAAACTGAAAAATTGGGGGATTCAACTTCGCTGAGGTCAGTAACAGAAGAGTTGGGGGCGGCAAAGAAAGAATTGGCTTCAATTAGAGAAGAGGGTTTTCAGTTCATGTCCTCAATGGATATCATAAGGAATGAGCTCAAGCATGTCAGGGAAGAAACATCCATGTTGAAGAAAACAGAAGAAAAGGCAGATTTAACTGTTCAAAATCTAAATTCAAAGCTTCTCAGAGCTAAATCTAAACTGGAAGTTGTGTCTGCAGCTGAGGAAAAGGCTAAATCAATTGTCTCCAATCTGTCTCTGACTCTTGAACAGTTAAAGACAGAAGCAGATGTGGCAAAGAAAGAAAAGGAGCTTATAAGCACAGAAACTGCTAACATCAAGGCGGAAATTCAGAAAACTGAGTCTGAGATAGACAAAACTAAAGAAAGATTGCAGACTACAATGCAAGAACTTAAGGCAGCAAAATTATCAGAAGCTTTAGCTCTTGAGAATCTCCAAAATCTTATTGAGAATACCATGAGAGCCAGAGCTTCTGCTTGTCAACAAAGTTCCTCAATTACCATCTCAAAGTTTGAGTACGAGTACTTAACTGGACGAGCAGTCAGAGCTGAAGAAATTGCAGATAAAAAGGTAGCAGCAGCTCAAGCATGGGTAGAAGCATTGAAAGCCAATGAGAAGGAGATATTGATGAAAATTGAAATAGCTCGTAGAGAAATCCGAGAGACTAGGGTGGAAGAAGAGCAGCAGGTATATAGAACTGAGAGATCACTTTCTGCAAAGAGAGCAGTAGAAGGGGAAATCAGAAACTGGAGACACAAGCGTGAGAAAAACACGCAAGCTGAGAACTTGGAACGACCATTGCAGAGAAAATCAATGAAAAGTAATAACAATTCGACTCCAAGAAAGTCCATGAAAGGTAATGATAATTGGACTCCATCCAAACGTGGCAAGGTTCGCAATTCTGCTTCTCCAGCAGTTAGAACGACTCCTGGATCAACTTCTTTCATTATCAGGAAGAAGAAAAAGGTGATGCCAAATTTAGCCAAGTTTTTTAGCGGCAAGAAAATTGGCAAGCATCCATGA
- the LOC110666819 gene encoding protein PLASTID MOVEMENT IMPAIRED 2 isoform X2: MDRRAFDDRRRIGTVKAAINLYGERILEGSASLKKPQMDLTESSSTARELHMAKRDVVRYKENRMAAQSVKVQAESELSNAKKTVKDLAFQIEESTSKAKARMRDMETLKKSGKREDKALRDRSFESHRYAEMMRELEHVKQELSKLKLDMASVLEEKKRAEKEIEGSSSKLTSDLSSAEALRKEIEEVNDEQVLVELAGIEALKEFGEIEAQRQKEANEFSFEMEKTRHRMKDVIEEIDHSKELESKLAVTLSDVNVLQNELKLVKEIEKKVLKNDSLKHSGGSFRETEKLGDSTSLRSVTEELGAAKKELASIREEGFQFMSSMDIIRNELKHVREETSMLKKTEEKADLTVQNLNSKLLRAKSKLEVVSAAEEKAKSIVSNLSLTLEQLKTEADVAKKEKELISTETANIKAEIQKTESEIDKTKERLQTTMQELKAAKLSEALALENLQNLIENTMRARASACQQSSSITISKFEYEYLTGRAVRAEEIADKKVAAAQAWVEALKANEKEILMKIEIARREIRETRVEEEQQVYRTERSLSAKRAVEGEIRNWRHKREKNTQAENLERPLQRKSMKSNNNSTPRKSMKGNDNWTPSKRGKVRNSASPAVRTTPGSTSFIIRKKKKVMPNLAKFFSGKKIGKHP, from the exons ATGGACAGAAGAGCGTTTGATGATAGAAGAAGAATCGGGACGGTGAAGGCAGCCATTAATCTGTACGGAGAAAGAATTCTTGAGGGTAGTGCTTCACTGAAAAAACCCCAGATGGATTTAACTGAG TCTTCTTCAACAGCCAGAGAGCTGCACATGGCAAAGAGAGACGTGGTTAGATATAAAGAGAATAGAATGGCTGCACAGTCAGTGAAAGTCCAAGCAGAATCTGAGCTCTCAAATGCTAAAAAGACGGTGAAAGATCTTGCTTTCCAAATTGAGGAATCAACCTCCAAGGCAAAAGCAAGGATGAGAGATATGGAAACTTTGAAGAAGTCAGGTAAGCGCGAAGATAAGGCCTTGAGGGATAGGAGTTTCGAGAGTCATCGATATGCAGAAATGATGAGAGAATTGGAACATGTGAAGCAAGAATTGAGTAAACTTAAGCTTGATATGGCTTCTGTTTTGGAAGAGAAGAAGCGAGCTGAGAAGGAAATTGAAGGCTCAAGTTCTAAATTAACGTCTGATCTGAGCTCTGCAGAAGCACTCAGGAAGGAGATTGAGGAGGTAAATGATGAGCAAGTGCTAGTTGAGTTGGCCGGAATTGAGGCATTGAAAGAGTTTGGAGAAATTGAAGCTCAAAGACAGAAGGAAGCCAATGAATTCTCATTTGAAATGGAGAAAACTAGACATAGAATGAAGGATGTTATCGAAGAGATTGATCACTCCAAAGAGCTTGAATCTAAATTGGCTGTTACATTATCGGATGTGAACGTGCTACAGAATGAACTAAAGCTTGTTAAAGAAATAGAAAAAAAGGTACTGAAAAATGACAGTTTGAAGCATTCGGGAGGTAGTTTTCGAGAAACTGAAAAATTGGGGGATTCAACTTCGCTGAGGTCAGTAACAGAAGAGTTGGGGGCGGCAAAGAAAGAATTGGCTTCAATTAGAGAAGAGGGTTTTCAGTTCATGTCCTCAATGGATATCATAAGGAATGAGCTCAAGCATGTCAGGGAAGAAACATCCATGTTGAAGAAAACAGAAGAAAAGGCAGATTTAACTGTTCAAAATCTAAATTCAAAGCTTCTCAGAGCTAAATCTAAACTGGAAGTTGTGTCTGCAGCTGAGGAAAAGGCTAAATCAATTGTCTCCAATCTGTCTCTGACTCTTGAACAGTTAAAGACAGAAGCAGATGTGGCAAAGAAAGAAAAGGAGCTTATAAGCACAGAAACTGCTAACATCAAGGCGGAAATTCAGAAAACTGAGTCTGAGATAGACAAAACTAAAGAAAGATTGCAGACTACAATGCAAGAACTTAAGGCAGCAAAATTATCAGAAGCTTTAGCTCTTGAGAATCTCCAAAATCTTATTGAGAATACCATGAGAGCCAGAGCTTCTGCTTGTCAACAAAGTTCCTCAATTACCATCTCAAAGTTTGAGTACGAGTACTTAACTGGACGAGCAGTCAGAGCTGAAGAAATTGCAGATAAAAAGGTAGCAGCAGCTCAAGCATGGGTAGAAGCATTGAAAGCCAATGAGAAGGAGATATTGATGAAAATTGAAATAGCTCGTAGAGAAATCCGAGAGACTAGGGTGGAAGAAGAGCAGCAGGTATATAGAACTGAGAGATCACTTTCTGCAAAGAGAGCAGTAGAAGGGGAAATCAGAAACTGGAGACACAAGCGTGAGAAAAACACGCAAGCTGAGAACTTGGAACGACCATTGCAGAGAAAATCAATGAAAAGTAATAACAATTCGACTCCAAGAAAGTCCATGAAAGGTAATGATAATTGGACTCCATCCAAACGTGGCAAGGTTCGCAATTCTGCTTCTCCAGCAGTTAGAACGACTCCTGGATCAACTTCTTTCATTATCAGGAAGAAGAAAAAGGTGATGCCAAATTTAGCCAAGTTTTTTAGCGGCAAGAAAATTGGCAAGCATCCATGA